Genomic segment of Salvia hispanica cultivar TCC Black 2014 chromosome 2, UniMelb_Shisp_WGS_1.0, whole genome shotgun sequence:
GAATCTGACCTGATCTTCTTCAAACGTTCAAGGTCATCCCTGAGCTTCATGTCCAAGGCATTGGAAGTCACTTGAGAGAACTTCCCATCCTTGTAATCCTTCTTCCTATTCAGAAACCAGTCTGGGATCTTGAATTGGCGGGGATTGGCCACGATCACCATCAAGCTATCTATCTCAGCAGCAGAAAGCTCACCAGCTCTGTTCAAGTTATAAATCAAACAACTTTAACACATATTCGGAAAGGTAAACAAGATACTTAAAATAAGTAGGCAAAACTTCCTTCAAACAgacaatcaaatcaaatgaattactcaaaataaaaatataatcaatgtGAATACGGTATAAAATTCACAGGAATAAATATGAATCTATCTAGAAAcgatatatataaaatcatattcATTCGCTATTGTTCACCAATAAAGTAGTACTAACATTTTGATACCTAAAGCATATAGCAACTGCAATCATTCAATGAAATAATGGTTGTGGAATTTCTTATCAGGAAGCTCGTTGCTACACTATATCAAAGTTCAATCGATTACGAAATTCAGAATTTGCAATTATTCTTCCCCTCTACTATGAAAAGGGGCAATAAAACGAAACTAGCTATTTCAATTTGCAATAGACATCACAAATTccaagtaaaattaaatcgaAAAGAAAGTACCCTATGAAGAGAAAGTATTGAAAACTAAGACATTCAATTAGGAGTGAAACCTCTTGTTCATGTCGATATCAGCTTTTTTACAGACAATGTTGGCGAAACGTCGCCCAATACCCTTGATCGAGGTCATGGCGAACATGATCTTCTGCTTGCCATCGACATTTGTGTTCTGCACACGCAGAATGTGCTGGAAATCCTCGTTGGCAACAAGCGACTGCAAAAAATGAAGAgttagcaaaaataaaatacagaaGAATCTGTAATTGGAGAAGAATATAGCGATTAATCAAACAGAATCCCGGTGTGATTTTTACAGACGAACCATTGCACTGGACACTGAGCCGGCGAAACTCCGATTGAGAAATTCAAAAACCCTAATCTGGTGCTTACATTGCACTCTCCTATTTATACGAACCCTAAGTCCATATGTTTGGGCTGGTAATGAATTGGGCCGAAACATCGGCAGAAAATATGgcgataattaaaatttaaccaatattaattaaatttccaatcataaattataaattgaatgaTTATAAATTACATCCAAAcccatttaattaatttaattaaataaaatctcaggctagtagtaataaaatctcagtatactactataaaataaaagccTAACGTTGGAAcaatttataacaataatttttcgTTCAACATATGTTAATATTTGTCCAATGGATTTTCCATTAGCATCATTGGCTAATAAAATGTCGATTGATTGGTATacaatactataaattttatatatcatttgaaggtttattttaatttattatttattttataataaatgacatTTAAATACCATGTAACCAattgttgaaattgaaaataatttgtatTATCTGCCTATATAAATgacttttattgtatttttgtaAACACCacttattaaatatgtagtcCATAATGAAAATTCCGCTTTCTCTCCCCCTTTCGTTCTCTCTCTTTGTTAAGCATTTTATCGgcatttttcttcattctccTTCAATGAAGAATTATCCATCATTTTCTTCTCCATTTTTCACAAGCATGCCCTAGTCGATGATGGAGTTTATCTCTTTATCACCTCTCTTGCCTatccacgtgatggaagtccgataTGTTATTCctgcccacacgtgagggggcgtgttaaaactattaaaatcTTGTCCCATATTGACTTAGTGATGATCATATCTCATCCATACAAGGATGGATAATCCTCCCCCTTACAAgtccttttaaggggtgggtgactcatttctaattccaattttgattaagttactttattaaaatatttgaagatgttacattataaacaatttacaatacaaaatattatgtCACCATCATTGTGCTAATAGTTAGGGATGACAGATCGTGCAGAATGGGATGATACCGGGTCAACctgataatgaaaaaaatgggtgatgaatggagtatttatgTATGAGTTTGGGATGAATTAGAggacaaaaattaataaaaattagaaagagaaCAAACGGTAATTAAACAGCAATATTTGAGGaagttaaaaattttatttgtttaatttttttttcaatttaaaaaaatcaaaatatttaaaacggCCAAAACGATCATCCCTTAACCATTCCGTCCTAGCAGGAAAGGCCTGCGCTGATTATAGGAtactattgtggatgctctcaTAGGCACTCAGACCCTGTCTGCCACCTGCCTTTCATAAAATGGTCATAGCCTCCCTCTCATAGAGAAATAGAGAATTAAATTTCACCTAATTTTAAGAGTAATCCGAGTAAGATTTTCAATGCAAAGTATAATAATGAAACAATTTTGCAAAATGActactagtaataaataaattgaatgtgTGTATAAGTTGACCAAGTGTGAGGATGTCAATCGAGTTAGCCCAGCAGATTTTGGGCCAACCCTACTCAGGATGCAGGTGCAATACTAACCAATTtcaaaacaacaaacaatGAAGTCATGAATCAATTCCGAAAGAATAATAATCTAAGATGGATGGTAAATTTGATTCAACACAGCTTTCAAACATGAAAGTAACACCTCAAAATTTCTGCGCCACTTTAACTAAACATCATAAAAACTAACGCTCTTATGATATTCTTCAAGAatgcaaaaaacaaaatacataaaatgcTAAAGTACTTATTTCTTCTTTCCAGCCTTGGCAGCATCTCCAGCCTTCGTCTACACAATGATGTAAAACCAATGTTAGCATTGCAACCGGATCGTGTCAATATGAGGTCCAacagaagaaaataaagacaGGAGTTTTTCATGTCTTGTAGGTGAGTACAAAATTTTAGAGGGCTAATCACAGTGAAAGGACACTCATACCTTCTTGACACCACGGATCTTCTTCGCTCTGTTCTTGCGTTCTTTCATTTGCTTCCTTGACTTCTCAATCTTGGTGTCAAGGCCATTCTGAATTCCAAAAGTGAGTAATGTTAGATATAGGAAACAATGACTTAAATCCAACATAGATAGAGAAACCAATAGCCTGTTAAACATGACTTATGCTCTGATTTTGGATGGAGTTTACATGtttgaaaatgagaaaaaaaaaatcttagaACATACTTAGTCTGTACATCTTTGAAACAATATAAAGTAATTGCATCATAAAATTCTCagacaaaaataactaaaatatgtTAATCCTGGTTGCAAAAACAGGTTTATAATTCaatgattgaaaataaaataataagctACACACCCATCAaataatacacaaaattacACCACCTGATAAGAAAATGTTTATTAGTTTAACTGACAGTGCTAAAGCTATTAGCTAAACATTTTCCCAAACTGATATAAGCACAGATAAAGAAattaagttaaataaaatagataaattacCCTGATTAGTCTGTATTTTGGCTCAAATTTCTTAGCATTTTCTACAGAATCATAAATCAAGCCAAAGCCAGTGGATTTGCCACCACCAAAGTGTGTTCTGAACTTGAACACAAAGATGGCATTTGTATCCTTAACCTCGTACATCCTAGCCAACTTCTCCTTCAGCTCAGCCTTCAACAAAGCAGAGATATATAAGATAAGGAACATACTTCCTAGATATACATTCTTGTTTTCAAATAGCTATGTTGTTAAAAAATCCTATTACTTCTCATGCTCCATTAACATATTCTTTAACATAAGAAGATAAATGAAACACTATTGCAAATCAATTGAACTGTTATCGTCTCACCAAACAAACATTAGTCAAAAATATGTATTCTCTCCTTATCCAAATCGAGCTATTTTCGTATGACATCATAACAGTATACCTAATTACATAGTATTTCTCTAACATCTATAAACACTAAAAGAATTGCTAGCATAcaaatatatgtttataataCTTCTGAGCTAAATAATgtagcaaaaacaaaaataatgaaggTAAATCAACAATGAACAATGTAATAAAAAAGACAGACCTTGGAAACATTAGCTCTTCCTGGATGCAACACATCGATGATGAATTGCTTCCTCGAGAGGAGGCGATTTGTCATGAACTTCCTTGTTCTAATTGTGACAGCCTTGTCCGCCATTTTCCTGCAAAAAATTACAGACATAGATTCGAATAAATGTGTCGATTAACTAGTAAAGGAATGCAAGATGAGTCGTATTCGAAGAGAAATACGGTGTAATTAGCAGATTCACGCCGTGCTTCGCCGCTTGGATAGGATGTGATTCTGGCTGTGTTGGCGGTTTTCAGAGAAGGGGGGAGCTTTGACCTTAACATTGGGGTTTTGTAAACGAAACGCCATGGGCTTAATTGGGCCCAATTCTACTGTCAATGTATATGGCATGGCCAACCAGCCCAAATGTAGTAATAATGCCACTTTTTAGAATTGAATCGTATTCATAGAATcagagtattaaataatttctctaGTTTTATCGTCCTCAGATTATTGCGGGATTATATGAAGccatgaataaaaaatacattcaTCGCTACAATGTAAACATTTAggtatattataaaatttaaatatttttatatactaactCCACCATGAGGctttatattgctaactatttaaattgttaacttTGTTAGctcatcaatgcagtgtattaaaatgtcaatacagtgacattaaaatatcaacacaatatattgaagttcaacaaaatatatgttgacattttaatgtcatcgtattgacatttttaatacattgcattgatgagttagcgagttagcaacttaagaaagttagcaattgatcacccCCAACTCAACCTATTCTCCATGCTAAAATTGTCTTGTTTTCAAATACGAAACTAGATATTTACATACCGAAATTTATggaatagtataatattattaaaatatttaaatttttaggagtataaaatattttataaatttttaatataaaatattttataaatttttacgAGACGCTagataatagtataattaacaaaatttcaataaattttcattttcaaattcgCTCATGaatcacaaattaaattactattttattcgaactattttattccaaaatcaataataaatcaaattacaaTTCAGAAATCACTACTATAATTTcattgaaaaaacaaacaaaatgaaaattaaataaagtagcGAGCTCTAAATTCACTATTCCAGTATTCCTAAACAAATGGTCATctaatcaattgaaaaatCAACACTTATTTAATGGAGTAAAAGTTTAACAAAATTCGAGGAGGTAAATAAAAGCAGTTTAAATAGAAAGGAGAGGGAAAAGAAGATGAATTACTGAGCATTCAAATTGGGACggaaacataaaaaaagaacTAGCTGAACTCGAGAAAAGGGAAAGCGTAGTTTATCTGTAGCCTCTCCCTTTTTACCTCCTAACTTTGCCTTTGTAATTTTTTGGTTCTTCGCATATTCCCTTGAAACTTCCTCCCCTGTCTCATCATCATAACATTTCTATCTCACAGACACTCGAGAGCGGCCATTACAGGGTACTGATCAGTGCTGGCCAAGCCCCCACTGGAGCAACGACTTAACCTGGGGGTGCATCCACATATTTAGTTTAAACCCTTCTATTGAATCAAAGTAGTCcggaaccactttctagtttcTATCACAAAGATCCAGCTTTACACTTCTTTTAAACATGCTAAACTTAGTCATCCTTGGGAGCAGCCATCAATAGAAGCTTCTCCTCAGCTTGTTTCCCTTCCGACATCATCTCCTCCGCTAACAGCGACTGCAGATCACTACCGTTGGCTAGGCTGTTGAACTCCACAGCTTTGGAAGGCATTGTTGGATAGCGTCGTTGGGCAAATGTCATCAGCCTTTTGATAGATTGTAAATACTTACGAGTAGTCTCATCGTTCATGACGTGTGCCACACTGTTGGTGTAAATCTTCTCACGCGCAGAACGTTCGTGGATACCAACCATAGTCACTCCAATGGGCCAGGGTGCATTCCCGATGGCCATTTTGATGTAGTGATCCATTGCAGCTAGGTAGTCACGTTTCATACAGCACTTGACGACAATCATCAATGCTTGCCGGATATCATCAGGAAGAACCTACAAATGAGGGAAAAAAAGCAAACGAAAGTCATTGATTTCCACTCCCGTGTTTATACTGAAACAATCAAGCCTAGGCATCAATGAAAAACtcaaatgcataaaatgaaagaagaggTGTAATCCTATCCTAAGTCCTAACCTAACCAGTTTCTCCTCTGTTCATCACCATTGCACATGATGACAatacaatttgaaattttgatgcATCAATTAAAGCCTAGATAAATCATTCACTCAACACTCCAACAAATCATCAATTCAAAATGTATATAAACAGGCtcatttaaatatgaaattgaaatcagAAGACTAAACATTACTGAATTACCACAACAACTCACCTTCTTTCTGCAGAACTTGAACAATGGACTCAAATAGCGAGCACATTGCTTAAACGTCGCCACCATCGACTTCCCTTTGGCAGTCCTCTTCTCCGTCTCGGTCATCTCACGAAGCTCCTGATTCCACTCATTCAACAACTTCTTGAAAAACACCAGAATCTTATCCTCATCGCACAACTCCTCAAAATTCGCCTTCATTCTCTTAACATCCTTGTCGTGATCAGCCCCGGACGATGCCCCGTCTCCGCTGAGATCCTTATCTCCATCCCCACCGTCCTCATCATCGCCAGCATCCTCCCTCGACTTCCTCTTCCGATCACTCACAATCCCCGATTTCTGCCGCTTCTTCAGCTCCACAATATCCCGCAGGAAGTCATTCGTCTGCCCTTCCGTGATATCGTCGTCGACCTCGAAAAGCCCCGTCTTTAGCACGTACTTCAGGCGGTCGAGCCTCGCCTCATCGTCTTCGCCGAAGAGCGTCACCGGCTGTTTCAGGAACCGAAGGCGGCGGATTACCTCCTGCTTCGGCAGATTGAGATTGTCGATGTTTTGCTCCTCGATTAGGGATttagaggaggaggaggaggattcGGTGTTAGGTTTGGCGTTCTCGGTGTTCGGATTAGGGTTTGACGATGATTTCGGATCCTTGCTGTGATGATCTTGCTGCAGCTGCTTCTGGCGGAGGGCTTTAGCCTCGGATTCGCGCTTCTCCTCCTCCCGCAGGCGCTGGAGGCGTTTCTGCTCGATTTCCGAACGCTTGAAAAACTTCTTTCCGCCGACGTCCTGCGCCAGACTTTGctttttcttcatcaattccTGCTTCAGAATATCCATGATTCTGATTCGATTTTCAAAACGAACCCTTCGCTTCGGTGAATTGCAGATTGTTGCAGATTGGGTGATTGCTCTAGGGATTTATTCTGGTTGGATcggaaaaattcaattttgggTGAATTTGAAAGTAAGGTCGATGAAAGGGAATAAACCTTCTCTTATTCgaataattttatgatagtactccattttaaACTTTAACTAGTATTACATTATCTTATTATCTGTGCTATGCatagattaatatattttatttttaatttttaatttttaatttattaaataaaattagaattaatattaataccgaataatatgaataataattctagttatataagaataaaaaatctatacaaatcaacaataaagcataataaatttgaaacaaatcacatagtaatataatgtttaaacattaaatcatgaagtaggaagataaaaatctattacaataaagaattaaacacaatggataattattatcatttttttaaacttctttatacactacattaactttaaaattagccAATTGtaatttcaacataaattttttaacatgGATCAACTATAAAGTAACATAGATGGACTAAAAATCTAATCATtactattgaaaaaaaatattataattattaaaaataaaaaaaatggtggtaacatcaatctaaaaaataaaacatagtGATGGATAAAAATGGacagaaagaaacaaaaaatataactaaaaagaattaaaaataccaatagatcatatattattaaaaacaaatatgaaaattgatatataaaaatgaatgaagaaaaacaaaaaatataattaagaaaatgttaagaaaaaaaatataattaataaaatgaaaaggaacgaaaaataattaaaaagaacaaaGTTAGCCAAAATGTTGAACTCCATTGATGTGCAGCAAAATGTTGCTCTTGTTTGTTGAATAATATTGGCTTGGAATATGGAAAGGTGATTAAGTATGGGATGAAAGTGGGAGCAAGATAGTGGTTTAGTGGTGCCACTCACTCCCATAACCTCcctcaatattttatattaggattatatatttattagaattaatttctaaatttaatattaattgcatttacatCCCTTAGCATAAAATGATTACTCAAGCCTCCTAAAACtcctattttatatattgtatagatttaCTACTCCACTTATTATATACTCGAAGCGGATCACTTACTCCAACAATCAGTGTGGATCACCTACACCTTTTCCTGCACTATTTCCTACTCCACCCCTCACAAACATTTATAATGGGCCCatcatcatattttatgtttgtgaggAGTGGAGTAGGAAATGGTGCAGGAAAAGGTGTAGGTGTTCCTCATTGTCCAATAATGATGCACCAATCCGACTTCACACTCacaataaagtaaaatgaacACACcatcacttattaaaattgcTCATgtttataagattattttattttgttgtgagtGTGAAGTATGAATAGTGGAATAGGTGATCCGCTCCTGTATATACTAATACAAACTAGTGAGGATCACATATGTCATTTCCTACTCTATCTCCTACTACATACACTCAAACATGATAAGAATGTAGTAGAAGATGGAGTATGGTGTAAGAAATGGCATAGGTGATCCAAGCtgaatagtactccctccgtcccaaggaagatgaccccttcattaggcggcacgagattttatgcaactttattttgtgtgttgagagaagagagtaaagtaagagagggagaataaagtagagataaaagtttttccattttaagtaatgggtcatcttagttgggataaactaaaaaggaaagtgagtcatcttcaatgggacggagggagtactaatttaacTTTAacactaagagcatccgcaacgcgGACTTCCCGCCGGACGTTCGACCGGCGTACCGGTCGTCCGCgcgggacgtccgccattaggcGTGGGAGGCGAGGACGCGGACGTCTGGTGAAGACACCGCTCATCCACCGCCATTAACAaagtaaaaatgttaataatagAGATTTCGAAAAAAGGGGCTCAATACGCAGGCCTTTCGAAATTTAGGATTAATTTCGTACGCCTTTCAAAATATGGGATCGTGGCATGCGAATTTTTCGGAACAGGggatttttgagtttttgtctattttctttctttttttcttattatttctctcatgatatttataaattgaccGAATTGCCCTCTATCattttcactaaaattttaacaCTGTTTTTTATTACAATCCTGTTTTCACCCAAAACACCGCCGCCTCCAAATGATTACCCATGGGAACCTGAAGTTCGAGAACCTCATGCTCGATGAGAACATGAGCCCTAAGAAGACTGATTTCAGGTTCGAGGATCTCCGGACATCAGACGACACGTTGTGACGATGAGGCACGGCGGCTGGCGAGGGAGTTCGAGCAGCGACGATGCTGTGTCGTGGCGAATTTGAGAGGGCTGACGGCGCTGAGCACCGAGAGGATGACACTGGTTGTCAGCGAGGCGCGACGACGTCGCCTGAAGCGAGCGATGGAAATGTTTGGCTGTGcaacaagagagagaagagataGTCAACGGATTTTAGCTCTCTAAATTTTAGGATGGATGGGGGTTGCAATGAGAGAAGATGGAGGTGTCCAGTTGCTTTTGAAATTAGGATGCCGAGGGAGATAGACGATAGGTGCTAAGGAGTCTCCGGAGACGGTGGCGGTGGACGGTCTCGTAACCAGAAGAGGCGGCGCCCTGGTGATGCGAGGACGCGTGGTTGCATCGAGCGACAGTGGCTAAGACATGCGACTGCAACAGCGTGACTGGAGGCTCCGGCTGGTCCGTGGGCAGGGGATAGAGGTGCGCAGCAGCCGCTTCGATGACGACGTGaacaaagaagaaagagaaagactGAAACTTGGAGGCTGCGCGTGAGGGTAGACAATTGCTAAACTTTGGAGCTAACTTTTTTGTGATTTGGGTGAAAAtaattggaataaaaaattgcaGTGAATAAATTAGGGGCAATTTAGccaatttataaatatcataagagaaataataagaaaaaagacaagaaaatagataaaaattcaaaaatcccTTATTTCGAAAAATTCGCATGCCACGATCCCATATTTTGAAAGGCGTGCGAAATTAATCCTAAATTTCGAAAGGCCTACGTATTGAGCCCCTTTTTCCGAAATCTCtcaataataaatgaaaaaaacgaaaatatgTAATCATTCAAAATATTCGACTTTGAGACCATCTTCACGACATCGGTCTCTGGTTTCTAAGCTCCTTCCTCTTCAACGATCCATCTGACAAGCACCATTATGATGCTGTGCATATGATGCATCAGTTATCTTGTATGGGCACAACTTATATCGTTATGTGAATTTCAAATCTCGATGCACCTAACATACATATCACAATACCGCAacatttctatattatttgaaGCTGAGATATACACagtaatcatattttaaaattgaaaattgggTATCAATGTCATTGTTTATCATCAGTTGTCTGAAATTACATCTTAAAGCATCGGAAAACTCTCTCCccaaatcaatttataatttagatgagagagatATGCCTGATGCGTGAATCTAACTATATACGcagtgaaaaaaattagtacagATGAGTTTATTTAGCT
This window contains:
- the LOC125204000 gene encoding 40S ribosomal protein S18, producing the protein MSLVANEDFQHILRVQNTNVDGKQKIMFAMTSIKGIGRRFANIVCKKADIDMNKRAGELSAAEIDSLMVIVANPRQFKIPDWFLNRKKDYKDGKFSQVTSNALDMKLRDDLERLKKIRNHRGLRHYWGLRVRGQHTKTTGRRGKTVGVSKKR
- the LOC125204001 gene encoding 40S ribosomal protein S24-1, yielding MADKAVTIRTRKFMTNRLLSRKQFIIDVLHPGRANVSKAELKEKLARMYEVKDTNAIFVFKFRTHFGGGKSTGFGLIYDSVENAKKFEPKYRLIRNGLDTKIEKSRKQMKERKNRAKKIRGVKKTKAGDAAKAGKKK
- the LOC125203999 gene encoding pre-mRNA-splicing factor 18-like, with amino-acid sequence MDILKQELMKKKQSLAQDVGGKKFFKRSEIEQKRLQRLREEEKRESEAKALRQKQLQQDHHSKDPKSSSNPNPNTENAKPNTESSSSSSKSLIEEQNIDNLNLPKQEVIRRLRFLKQPVTLFGEDDEARLDRLKYVLKTGLFEVDDDITEGQTNDFLRDIVELKKRQKSGIVSDRKRKSREDAGDDEDGGDGDKDLSGDGASSGADHDKDVKRMKANFEELCDEDKILVFFKKLLNEWNQELREMTETEKRTAKGKSMVATFKQCARYLSPLFKFCRKKVLPDDIRQALMIVVKCCMKRDYLAAMDHYIKMAIGNAPWPIGVTMVGIHERSAREKIYTNSVAHVMNDETTRKYLQSIKRLMTFAQRRYPTMPSKAVEFNSLANGSDLQSLLAEEMMSEGKQAEEKLLLMAAPKDD